In a genomic window of Nitrospirota bacterium:
- a CDS encoding type II toxin-antitoxin system RelE/ParE family toxin, translating into MPPVAVRFHPAAAEEAQAAFAWYAERSLAAADGFREELRHAVEAIAEAPERWPRYGAHARRYIFPRFPFSLIYGLRNDSVEVIAVAHGKRRPGYWKSRRP; encoded by the coding sequence GTGCCACCGGTCGCGGTTAGATTTCACCCTGCCGCTGCCGAAGAAGCGCAAGCGGCTTTTGCCTGGTACGCGGAGCGCAGCCTAGCAGCCGCAGACGGTTTTCGTGAAGAGCTGCGGCACGCGGTCGAAGCGATCGCCGAGGCGCCAGAACGATGGCCTCGTTACGGGGCTCACGCTAGGCGGTACATCTTCCCCCGGTTTCCGTTCAGTTTGATCTATGGTCTGCGCAACGACAGTGTCGAGGTGATCGCAGTGGCGCACGGCAAACGTCGCCCAGGATATTGGAAGTCACGGCGCCCTTGA
- a CDS encoding addiction module protein, protein MTKTAQKLYEEAMRLDPKERAALTGLLIESLEPGSEDGVEQAWVAEIEHRMTELDSGSVQTIPWEQLRTRLYGTGATGRG, encoded by the coding sequence ATGACCAAGACGGCACAGAAACTATACGAAGAGGCCATGCGGCTCGATCCCAAAGAGCGCGCTGCGCTCACAGGCCTCTTGATCGAGAGCCTTGAACCCGGTTCTGAGGACGGGGTGGAACAGGCCTGGGTCGCGGAAATCGAGCACCGGATGACCGAGTTGGACTCAGGCTCCGTGCAGACGATTCCGTGGGAGCAGCTCCGCACACGGCTCTACGGCACGGGTGCCACCGGTCGCGGTTAG